The region gaaaaaggatgacaTGTATACAAATATGTAAGCCTATAATATATGCATAGTCGTTATCTATATACACAATCAAAATAATTGAAGTTTcatactaattaataattaccATATtagtttctttctcttgatatgttaacgtggacaagtaaaagtaaacagagggagtgacttttatccccattttccttctttgtcaatattttaaacgtgaagagaggacgaacaatagcaatgcaaatttgtaccaacagttattttaattctcctacacataacttgttcacttttgacttttcacgttcttttgagaattaataaataaagtatatattttatcataatatccatatttattggtatatagtctcaataaattttaaaaatgatttaaaaatgaataattaatgtgaagggtaaaataagaagaagaatttttttcttccttgatatgttaacgtcgacaagtaaaagtgaaaggagggagtgacttttatctccgttttccttcattgtcaatactttacttatttactctcATTAGTagtctctgattattgtttctttacatttataaaatgcattactttatattttcatttcagaattaaaatttggtgattaatgatataacatatatctttctaattttgatttctttgtaacaatttgttttatctataattattaatataaaaaattataatatatctcttaattaatttaataaaaatattttattagttttgcttttaaaaaatccaatatatacaataatggttcttatgtttggatctaaGCAGTTATTTAATTGAAATAGATATCAACCTGtggatatacatataaaatattaaagaacttaaaacaaaaaatttagaatcaaaatattattttttcctcatattcttactaattttcttttacatcgatgaacaactttcattgtcatgataatgagaaaaaagtccgactctttccatttcaaagacttaattccatcaactctattttttaattataactaaagtgatggtacataaaacacattttgtatatgttgctatatataataacaattagaatgtttttaaaagttattttcaaaatacaaattttaaaaactcattaattaaagtgaataataCGTTTTGTAAGATCGCACGGGCATGTATTGCTAGTTATACTAATAAGTGAAGAGGGCCTCCGTGGATATGAGTTAAACTCATATGTTAATTATTACATCCGTATAGGAAATAAAAAGATTTACATTATATGCACAAACAATATAAAGATATATTTTACATAATCGGTGTTGTTTAACGTCTTTACACAATTAATATTAAGAAGTTAAACTCGTATGTTAGTGTAAAATACTAAAATGGTCAGTCGCTATTCCAAGAAGATTTTGAGGCTTTAGGAAAAGTATAACTAAATGCTTTTActttttgacatatatataatcCATGATTTGCTATTTCCACTCCACACACGCTATAAAGTCTTTGTCGCATTGGACCATCTTTGTGTTTGTTATGGAAGTCATTTCGGGGCTACTCTGTTAATTAACTAATGTGTTTTAACATTTTTCAAATGGAACAAAATACTTCAGTAATGACAATTAGAGAGTGTAAAAGGCAGGGCAGATCTATAGTAttagtactcccttcgtctcaaattatttatcattttttttcttttcgttttGCACGCCTCTTAAAAATATTGATTAAGAGGGGTGTTTGACTACTTTtactcttatttatgtctaagttataatctatatccattaaatatttactctatttatgtgtcatctctattaatgataaaattccactaagggtaaaatgagaaggaaaaaaaagtactccctccgtcccaatttatgtggcaccatttgactaggcacggagtttaagatagataaaaacattttatttatggtccaaaacaagcattagatatttgtgtggttgtaaatcatctcttaaagttaaattgtttctatatataaaaaaagtaaCATTTATTTTGGGatagactaaaaaaaaagtgtagcacataaattgggatagacaGGAGTATTAATTGTGCTTTGAActtcaaaaataataaataatttgagacaactatttttagtaaccacGATAAATATTTGAGAAGGAGGGAGTATTAGCCTATTAGGTATCACGTAAATCTAGTTACTTTTGCCTAaactttatatttatttattaagaaatccattaaatgagtaataatatatatatataactagcTCGAAATCTAATAaatttcttattattattattattattataatattaacTTAAAATTGTTATAGAAATTATAAGTTTAAAGACTGGATTCATCTCCGAAGAGGAAAAATAATCTCGGGTTCGAAatgaataatataaaaagataagAGGAATACAGTATAATATGTTACCAAGAAGTATATATGGTGGTTAATTTTCAGTGGAGTTGAAAAGCTTGAAATTTGAAGTGTAAGTAGCAGTggggaaagaaacaaagacaaGGCCGCAGTAAATTAAATGGGAATGAGCTGTCTATGAAATGTATTAATGATGAGCGATGCAAGGGTCAACGGGGCATTGAAACTGGAATGTTTGGACCGctctaaaaaataataacataCATTTTAcatattaaatataaatatataaaaaatatagtatatattatactcctttcatttacttttacttatccaatatattaaaaatagattctcacttttatttatcacttttagcatatcaagggaagacaatttcttttttcctgttttaccctttgtattaaatattataatgctcacttcaaatcatttttcaaatctaataaaaatatgcatcaattaatatggatacATCGCAGAATTACtttcttcatttattatttcttaatagGTGTGGATAAAAAAGTGAATGAAGAAAAGTGAGCAGAGAAAGTACataatatacattatatatatatatatatatatatatatatatataggttttgtatattttggcctGTTGTTAATTTTGGTTGATGGGCCAAAAAACCCCTTTTCCTTTTATCATATGATTATTAGCAGAGACAGAGTTAGGGGGTTAAAGTGATTCATCTAAATTTTCTTCTCAAAAAATCACactatatactccctccgtcccaatttatatgagggtTGACTTATTTGGGGAGCcaaacaacttttattttgaGTATGATTCCTCCAactcttttcatatattgtgaattattaattatgcaaacctatagtactttttatgtagttttcaaatatgtaaattttattataaaatctTCAAGAATCATGTTTGAAATTGACCAAAGAAAAGTTCTTTCTCCTCAAATTTAAAACcctcatgaatatatacacacactgtTGAATTTCCTTAATGCAATCTATTACCGGAAGGTTGAAAATGTTAAATTGTATATTTCTTGACCACAAAGAATGGTAAGattaataatatcataatactaTGAATTGAAGTGTAATCATTTGACCACTAAATTATTGGAGTAATAAGTAAACATAAGCGACCTAGATAGTACACACACGTCTAGACGCGGAATCTTTGTATTCCCTGAGATTGCGTGAGGGAAAGGAAGTTTGACGCATTGAAAAAGAAGTGAACATATATGGCAGTCTTACTTTCTGTTTGAGTTTCCTTGCTTTGTCTCGTTGGTTATTAGTTTCTTTACATTAATGGTATCTCTACTTTCCctaaaatactactcctaccCCCTAGACTATTAAAATGTCACAACCGCATTTATACTATTAACGGAaaagctcaaatatgccattgaactattgaaaatattaaattctaaattaaatttaaaccCGACCTATAAATTTGTCTTTGGTTTAATTAAAACGTGGACCTCTAATTGAAGCTcaagtgtcatatctggtattgtaaaaccgtcattaatgaaaaatggcatgaatgagccattttggtaacaacgatggcataaatgaatcaaactattgacgagtggcataaatgatcCATTTGAGATAGTTCAATGGTATATTTGAGCTTTTTCCGCTGTAGTTTTACTCGCTATATCAGTTACTCCctttgttccaatttatgtggcacaattCGAATTTTGAGCTAGagtcaaactttttaattttatccGTAAATTCGGAATAGAATCTTTAAGTTTATTAAAATGAAATTTACACATTtggaaactacataaaaaggcgcaataattgacaattcaaaagctatatgaaaaaattgtgataaaagaaaatcttgatTGACTTTCGAAATCCGAACAATGCCACATAAATTTGGATGGAGGGAGCATTCAATATGTTCACGAACATATGTGGTCTAGAGTACAACAAATGAGTTCAGCGAACATAGTAACTTTTGTCCGGAGTACAATAAaaactaaggggtcgtttgatgGGTAGTCAAATTATCGATTATATTCCTGGGACTAATTTATTCCATctcttgggattattttataccatatggtataaaataatcccaggataagtgggataagaagggatatcccatcttttaagttgggatgcattttatacgttgtttggtacaaggtataaatttatcccaggataaatttataccttttaccaaacatggtatcaaaaattagtgctgggatatcccagcttataccatgcaccaaacgacccctaagtatTTGACCGTAAAATTAGTAATTTTTTGTGATATTTACTTGAGGTAGCTGGTATAAGaatttataaatttcaaatactaAATCTGCATCTATTTAGAAATTATCAGTTTTGTATttctttcttataaaaaattatttataataggACCTGGTAATGTAAGTTAATTATACTTGTGAGTTATGCCTAATTTTAGGGATATGTACGTGCAGTTTCTTTGCTTTACACTTGgagttctttcttttttggtttctcTTTCTTTGCCGGCAAGCCTATCTTTTTTGTTCTCTTTCTCATTAGACTTTCTTTGCTCTTTTATTCCTTTCTCtcttatattttcttaataacAAAGACTATAATTAAACTATGTATATATCAAGACATccatgacatgtatatatatatatatatatcaagacatCCATGACATGATCCAATCTTTCCTCAGTGATACTGTCCCTAGATATGCCATTGATTAACTTATCGAATGATTTGTTTTGCGAAGTGCAAATATACCAGGTCCACCGGCTACAGCgaatgaaatattttactcCATTTTATATTAAGATGGTACTATTATAATTTAGTgaatttgataattttttgtTTCCATTTGGTATTATGTACCCGCTTTTAGACCTGGCTTCTTCGATTTCTCACCGGAACATTTTACTTTGGGGATTAAAATATAATGCTTGAACCCAAAACCTCTAATTAAGAATGAATAGATACTTATCAGTTATCACCCTATCACGAATTTgatattcaatatatatatatatatatatatatatatatatatatatatatatatatatgtgtgtgtgtgtgtgtgtgtgtgtgtgtgtgtacaaatatacccctactcTGTTATTAAAGTCAGTTTACaaatatcataataaatatCATCGGTGAATGGAAAATcccaaatcaattaaaattaccCATTTAACTTAAAAAACCCATGCCCATCATTTTGACCCAACTCGACCAGTGACGGAGCTAGGATTTTCATTTAGGGagttcaaaaattctaaaaggtaaatacatgaagaagttagggggttcaacatctactatatatacataataaaataattttaactttaaaaatacactgtaatttttcgccgaggGGGTTTGGATACCCCCTGGAGCTAACGTGGCTCCGCCCCTGGACTCAACCCCCAAAATTATCTCCCCCAACCCTATTACACATCACTGTACAAGGGTTGGTAAAGACTTGAGAGTAGAACCTCCCTGTCTATGTAAATTAGGAGCTGATTACAGACAAGAGCTACTGGAAACACTGTTTAATTTATCCATTTACATCTAAAATAAAGATTAGGAACTCATacattaattttcttttccgTGATAACGAATTACATATTACAAAACTGCTCAAGACTGAAAAACTAATAAAACTGTATACAAGAATCAAGTGAGGAAGCAACATATAGAAACCAAAGTACACACAGCTATCTCTCAAATATCGGGCTTTGTGTTTTGAGTTTTGACTGAAGAGTTCTAAGGCGTAGAGGGGTATAATAGGGTGGGGGGAAATAATTTTgtgggtcgggtcgggtcaaAGTGATGGGCATGATTTTTTTAAGGTCAAATGggtaattttaattgatttgggATTTTCCATCCAATTTGAGGGATATTTTGTGCATTTTTTTTGTAGGCAAGATATTTGTAAACTTTGGCTAACGGAGGATAAATTTaaccaataaactaaagtaaaagggtatatttgaccctttgcccaaaaaaaaaaaaacaagttgtCCAGTAGCGGTATTAATTATATCCGTTGCTACTAAAATTCTTGAATATGGACGTCCACTGTGTAAACAATAATGTGCTTCTCATTTGAAGAGCACAACCTATCGAACTAAGTGATTTTTCTGATAAAGCTCAAACAATCTCACAAGTCGGGTCTGGAAAAGGTAGgttgtacgcaaaccttaccacTACCTACCTTGGGAGATAGAGAGGTAATTTCCGATATACCGTCGACTCAGAATGAAGCAATAACAAAGCAGGCAGGGAAAAGGTGAAGTTAAAAACcaacattaattaaaaattaagacAGGCAAATCACATATGTATCGGAGTTGTAATCTAGTAGCAGCGTAAGTGGTTAAGCTTTAAGACCACCATCTCTTTTATCTTCTTGTTCATTTGCCCATCATATGTGTTAACCCATAGACCACCAATTTCATTACTCGGTATGCTCAgatatcttctttctttttgtctgTTTTCATAAGAttatagaaagaaaaacaaaactgCCAGTTATCAAACTCCCTCGAATGACAAGGCAATCCCGCTATTCGTGCCCATTGCTACGGTATAGATGAGCACGTAGGTTccaaaatacagaaaaataagaaaacaaggcAACTGACAAGGAAATCTTTCGTCAATTCTGTAAAAAGTACATTATCCTAAAATCGAAATTCGCTGCCCATGCTTTCATTATTTTGTTGAAAGAGAAAGGATTACATTGCCTACTCTTGCACTGCTTTTCTGGCAGCATCTTCTTCTGCTTTCATCTTCCTTTCCCACTTTCTCTTCCTATAATCAGCCAACATTTCCGGCATTTTTTGCATCAGTTCAGCAGTCTTAGCCCGTTTTTCTGCTGATATTCTGTCGCACTTGTGCCCTTTCTGCTTCGTTCTCGTTTCCTTCCTCGCTGGATCGTATGGCCAATCTTGTCCAGCAAGAACAACTTCCTTGCGGAGCCGAGCTCGATGGCGAGCACTGATACCCAGAGGTTTCCAGGCCCCAAGCTCCCAGTAACCCCAAACTCCCTTTGATAGCTCATCCTTGTATTTTACCAACTTTTCTTGCCACGGATATTGATTTCCCCCAACTGCTTTTGCTACAGACTTTACAGCTTTTCCAGCCATTGCTCCTGGAAACCAATACATAAAACTTTTCTTTGTCATTATAAATCAAGAAGCTTCAGCTATCATATGAATATCATTAGAAAGTACCAACACAAATTGAAACGAGATGTATGGAAATTAGGCAGCTATCAGGTTACAAGAGAAAGGTCCAGGGGAATTCCGTGATTGTAAGTGGATGCCGCAGCATACAgcgaatgaaaataaaataagattttGAAACTGAACACAAGATCCTATCACAGGATGAGCCTCTGAACTAACTGCCAAAATTACGACCATGCACACCTCCTTCGTACACCTCCATTTCACACTAAGGCAGGACTTGGAtctatcatgatttcaaaaactATTCGCTAATGATCACTGATACAGGAGACAAACTCTGGGAAATAACTTAACTGGAAAGTGCTTGGTCCTTATTCAGCAACATAGTATCAGAACCAATTTGAGGAATCTATAAAATAGTGTTATCAAAATTAATAGGTATCTGTGTCCACTCACAACCATTGGTATCGGACGCGCAAACTCTGCCTATTTGGCTCTTAAACTGTTAACTACCCCTTTACAAATTCCTAACGAATAGCCTTCTAAAAGTTAAACTGACCGAACAAGAACCTAAGCTTAAACCTCATATTACTTTTAAACTAGCCCTTTAACAATGTGGATGAATGGAACTATTTCTCATACTACTAACAGATAATAACGCAGCACAGCAATAAAGTAACAGCACGATAACAACTTAGAATATAAGGGATGCTGCAGGTTTTATCATGCCAGAAGATTGGTTATCCTTATTATCCATCTTTCTCGTACAGTAATAGTTTAATTACTAGACAAAGTCAAAGATGATAACAGGCTACCTCCAACCTTACCCCAGTCACATGAATATATAATCTACTTTTATCATACATAAGGTACCAATGTTTTGTGTTATAATATACTATTATAATGCTGTAATGCCACATAATTGGATGAGGGAGTAATATCTAGCCTCCACAGTTAAAATTATATTGGCAAACAGCGGctgtatttatattttttgggtgaaatgagaatgttttatTCATAACAGCACTACGAAAGCTGGACGTCTATTGTGGCAAAAGTGAGAGAACAAAAGTAAATCCATGTTTAGAGCTGTAGGGATTCTAGGAGCTCTATAATAGATTCAGCTTATTAACAAGATCATTCTACAccaaaagtaaaacaaaagaaacgTTGTTAGCCTTTATTGTTCTCAAAGAACCTCCAGTTCCTCTCTTTCTATGTAACATCTAGCATTTGAAAAGACCAAAATTTCAGGGGCATTCATGTAGGACCTATCAACTATGAGGATGCTTGGCTATCTACACTAATCTGGCAGGTATATGAGTTAGCAGAAATTTGTACGACGGATGAAATCAAGAGTTAGAATTTTCGTCTAAGAGCaagttattatatttttatgctAACAGAAAAGCCTTTGCAGTTATCAAAGCAACTATGCactaagttgctcggactcgggtgcgggtATCCGATACATGTACGCATCTGAGTGTCGGATTTCgcaaaatctaaattttaagattcgggggtGCGGATCCAAGTATAgatacgggtgcggggattcggctacgaaaattcaaaattataaaaagtagAGCTATAAATGTTGGGAGATATTCTATGAAAAACTTTACATGTATATTGTAGAATTCCATTCTTTCATAATATTGAAGGTATGTCATTTCCCTTGTCTTAAATCTGTTTTATCTTcaattttgagaaatcaaaatctcaattttcctccaaatttgtCGATGGACTCGGGTCAAAGTATCTCGGGTCAAAGTATCCAAACTTGGTTGACCGTATCCCGCTCCCGACCCGTGTCGAGACAGGATCGGCACCAAAAACGGAGTCCGCACTGTTGCGAGATAGAAGACTCATGCATGGATATGAAGTCTTCCATGTATGAGATAACCTAGTTGACTTACAATaggttttcctagttttcctagcTTAAGTGTACATGCAGTTGTATACAAGGCTGCTGAtgaaaaggagaaggagaagatcTCTGAGAGCAGTTGGGATGAACAAGATGTTCTTGTGAGGACTTGGATATCAGGAACAATGACTGAGGAAAGTATGTACCTCATTGTTGGATGCACTGCCAAAGAGATGTGGGAGTGCTTGGAGGAAGCCTACCTTCAAGCAACAAAGGATAAAGAGTTCCAACTTAAGCAACAACTGCAAAACATTAAGTTAGGGACAAAGAAACTTGATGAgtatttgaaagaattcaagGGCATATGTGATGGCCTTGCTGCTATACACAAGCCAGTCGATGAAGATAGCAAAGTCATTAACTTTGCCAGAGGTCTAGGTTCAAAGTATAAGACCTTTAGGACTGTCATGTTGGGCAAAGCTCCATATCCCACACTGAATGAATTTGTCAACTCTCTTAGAGGTTTTGACATGAgggaagaagaggaggagatGCCACAACAGAACTACAATATGGCTTTCACTACACAAAGAGGTAGGGGAAGAGGAAACTATAATCAGAGAAGAGGAAACTCCAACTACAATTCAAGAGGAAGGGGTTTCAGACCTGCAGGACAGGCTACCACAAACCAAAACACTCAGAATAACCAAGGCATGCAGGGTTCAAATAATGGAAAAGGAAGAACTAGTACTGAGGCCTGTcaaatttgtggaagaaacaatCATTCAGCCTTGAAGTGCTTTTACAGATGGGACTACTCGTATCAGGCTGAAGAAGATCTTCCTCAGGCCTTAGCTGCTGTCAACCTGCAGAATCCTACAGGTGAGGATGAAGCCATGTATATGGACTCAGGTGCCACTACACACATAACAAATACAACAGGTAA is a window of Lycium ferocissimum isolate CSIRO_LF1 chromosome 12, AGI_CSIRO_Lferr_CH_V1, whole genome shotgun sequence DNA encoding:
- the LOC132041137 gene encoding uncharacterized protein LOC132041137 — its product is MAGKAVKSVAKAVGGNQYPWQEKLVKYKDELSKGVWGYWELGAWKPLGISARHRARLRKEVVLAGQDWPYDPARKETRTKQKGHKCDRISAEKRAKTAELMQKMPEMLADYRKRKWERKMKAEEDAARKAVQE